A part of Bacillus thuringiensis genomic DNA contains:
- a CDS encoding O-acetylserine dependent cystathionine beta-synthase, translated as MNVYRGVHELIGHTPIVEITRFSLPEGVRLFAKLEFYNPGGSVKDRLGRELIEDALEKGLVTQGGTIIEPTAGNTGIGLALAALQHDLRVIVCVPEKFSIEKQELMKALGATVVHTPTEQGMTGAIAKAKELVNEIPNSYSPSQFANEANPRAYFKTLGPELWSALNGEINIFVAGAGTGGTFMGTASYLKEKNVDIKTVIVEPEGSILNGGKAGSHETEGIGLEFIPPFLKTSYFDAIHTISDRNAFLRVKELAQKEGLLVGSSSGAAFHASLLEAEKAAPGTNIVTIFPDSSERYLSKDIYKGWE; from the coding sequence ATGAATGTATATCGTGGAGTTCATGAGTTGATTGGTCATACACCAATTGTAGAAATTACTCGTTTTTCACTTCCAGAAGGGGTCCGTTTATTTGCAAAGCTTGAATTTTATAACCCAGGCGGAAGCGTTAAGGACCGTTTAGGAAGAGAATTAATTGAAGATGCGTTAGAAAAAGGGCTTGTTACCCAGGGTGGAACAATTATTGAACCGACTGCTGGAAATACTGGTATTGGACTGGCACTTGCAGCGTTACAACATGATTTACGCGTTATTGTTTGTGTACCAGAGAAATTTAGTATTGAAAAGCAAGAATTAATGAAAGCACTGGGCGCAACGGTCGTGCATACACCAACTGAACAAGGGATGACCGGCGCAATTGCAAAAGCAAAAGAATTAGTAAATGAAATACCGAATTCATACTCTCCAAGTCAGTTTGCGAATGAAGCAAACCCGCGTGCGTATTTCAAAACACTAGGTCCTGAACTTTGGTCGGCACTTAACGGAGAGATTAACATATTTGTTGCAGGAGCAGGAACTGGTGGTACATTCATGGGGACTGCATCTTATTTGAAAGAAAAAAATGTAGATATAAAAACGGTTATTGTGGAACCAGAAGGATCCATTTTAAATGGTGGTAAAGCTGGTTCTCATGAAACAGAAGGGATTGGCCTTGAATTCATTCCGCCATTTTTGAAAACATCTTATTTTGATGCAATTCATACAATCTCTGATCGAAATGCATTTTTACGAGTGAAGGAATTAGCGCAAAAAGAAGGACTGCTTGTTGGAAGCTCTTCAGGAGCAGCATTTCATGCAAGTTTACTTGAAGCAGAGAAAGCAGCACCAGGTACAAATATTGTAACGATTTTTCCTGATAGTAGTGAGCGCTATTTAAGTAAAGACATATACAAAGGATGGGAATAA
- the mtnN gene encoding 5'-methylthioadenosine/S-adenosylhomocysteine nucleosidase yields the protein MRIAVIGAMEEEVRILRDKLEQAETETVAGCEFTKGQLAGHEVILLKSGIGKVNAAMSTTILLERYKPEKVINTGSAGGFHHSLNVGDVVISTEVRHHDVDVTAFNYEYGQVPGMPPGFKADEALVALAEKCMQAEENIQVVKGMIATGDSFMSDPNRVAAIRDKFEDLYAVEMEAAAVAQVCHQYEVPFVIIRALSDIAGKESNVSFDQFLDQAALHSTNFIVKVLEELK from the coding sequence TTGAGAATTGCTGTAATTGGAGCAATGGAAGAAGAAGTACGTATTTTACGTGACAAATTAGAACAAGCAGAAACAGAAACGGTTGCGGGTTGTGAATTTACGAAAGGACAATTAGCAGGACATGAAGTAATCTTGTTAAAGTCTGGTATTGGTAAAGTAAATGCAGCGATGTCAACGACAATTTTATTAGAAAGATATAAGCCTGAAAAAGTAATTAATACTGGTTCAGCTGGTGGCTTCCATCATTCTCTAAATGTTGGAGATGTAGTTATTTCAACAGAAGTTCGTCATCATGACGTAGATGTAACAGCATTTAACTATGAGTATGGTCAAGTACCAGGAATGCCGCCTGGATTCAAGGCTGATGAAGCATTAGTTGCATTAGCTGAGAAATGTATGCAGGCAGAAGAAAATATTCAAGTTGTAAAAGGTATGATTGCAACAGGTGATTCATTTATGAGTGATCCGAACCGCGTTGCAGCAATTCGTGATAAATTTGAAGATCTTTATGCAGTAGAAATGGAAGCAGCAGCTGTTGCACAAGTATGCCACCAATATGAAGTTCCGTTTGTTATTATTCGTGCACTTTCTGATATTGCTGGTAAAGAATCAAATGTTTCATTTGATCAATTTTTAGATCAAGCAGCTCTTCATTCTACAAACTTTATCGTGAAAGTACTAGAAGAGTTAAAGTAA
- a CDS encoding class I SAM-dependent DNA methyltransferase, producing the protein MGTEFNGLFDEWAHTYDSFVQGEDIQYKEVFAHYEDILEDVVNKSFGNVLEFGVGTGNLTNKLLLAGRTVYGIEPSREMRMIAKEKLPQEFSITEGDFLSFEVPNSIDTIVSTYAFHHLTDDEKNVAIAKYSQLLNKGGKIVFADTIFADQDAYDKTVETAKQRGFHQLANDLQTEYYTRIPVMQSIFENNGFHVTFTRLNHFVWVMEATKQ; encoded by the coding sequence ATGGGTACAGAATTTAATGGTTTATTTGATGAGTGGGCTCATACGTACGACTCATTTGTACAAGGCGAAGATATACAATATAAAGAAGTTTTCGCCCATTATGAGGACATTCTAGAGGATGTAGTTAACAAGTCATTTGGTAATGTATTAGAATTTGGTGTTGGTACAGGTAATTTAACAAATAAGTTATTACTTGCTGGCCGCACAGTTTACGGTATAGAACCGTCACGTGAAATGCGCATGATTGCGAAAGAGAAATTGCCGCAAGAGTTTTCCATTACAGAAGGTGATTTTCTTTCGTTTGAAGTCCCAAATTCAATTGATACCATAGTAAGCACCTATGCATTTCATCATTTAACAGATGATGAAAAAAATGTAGCGATTGCGAAGTATAGTCAATTGCTAAACAAAGGTGGTAAAATAGTGTTTGCTGATACGATATTTGCAGATCAAGATGCATATGATAAAACTGTTGAAACAGCAAAACAAAGAGGTTTTCATCAGTTAGCAAATGATTTGCAAACGGAATACTATACACGTATTCCAGTCATGCAGTCTATTTTTGAAAACAATGGCTTCCATGTAACGTTTACGAGATTAAATCATTTCGTTTGGGTAATGGAGGCAACTAAGCAATAG
- a CDS encoding YrzA family protein gives MSFTFEMLEDKVEFFEAGDLASLERKISEQIDNNKALMLEVHHISHQMVMDPESKRPYYSAVVHFKLKKLR, from the coding sequence GTGTCATTTACCTTTGAAATGTTAGAAGATAAAGTAGAGTTTTTCGAAGCAGGAGACTTAGCTTCTTTGGAACGAAAAATTAGTGAACAAATCGATAATAATAAAGCACTTATGCTTGAAGTTCATCACATCTCGCATCAAATGGTTATGGATCCTGAAAGCAAAAGGCCATATTATAGCGCGGTTGTTCATTTTAAATTAAAAAAATTACGCTAA
- a CDS encoding YrrS family protein, whose translation MAGGSRFQQKQQKRRQNGVLNIAIAIVLILVAIVSYQLFVPERKEQASSSDKKVAQQTTKENKSEKAKGKEETKKSEQDKAEAKKKEEEKQKAEEEQKKAEEEAKANEKVPAEKTQSQATDAYTKSSWKPVGTEQGATPAMTFKKGTADWNEMNQAISAAIDVPVNQLVIHRIGNNGKNKAYGNVQDKQSGKKYYVNIDWVDNEGWKPVLVQTLN comes from the coding sequence ATGGCAGGAGGATCTAGATTCCAACAGAAACAACAAAAACGTCGTCAAAACGGTGTTTTAAATATTGCAATTGCAATTGTATTAATATTAGTAGCTATTGTATCATATCAATTGTTTGTTCCTGAAAGAAAAGAACAAGCGTCTTCTAGCGATAAAAAAGTAGCTCAGCAAACAACGAAAGAGAATAAGTCTGAGAAAGCTAAAGGCAAAGAAGAGACGAAGAAGAGCGAGCAAGATAAGGCAGAAGCTAAGAAGAAGGAAGAAGAGAAGCAAAAGGCTGAAGAAGAACAGAAAAAAGCTGAAGAAGAAGCGAAAGCTAACGAGAAAGTACCAGCTGAAAAAACACAGTCACAGGCAACAGATGCTTATACGAAATCTTCTTGGAAGCCAGTAGGTACAGAGCAAGGTGCAACACCTGCGATGACGTTTAAAAAAGGTACAGCAGATTGGAATGAGATGAATCAAGCGATTTCAGCTGCAATTGACGTTCCAGTAAATCAATTAGTTATCCATAGAATTGGAAATAACGGTAAGAATAAAGCTTACGGTAACGTACAAGATAAACAATCAGGTAAAAAATATTATGTGAATATTGATTGGGTAGACAATGAGGGCTGGAAGCCAGTACTTGTTCAAACTCTAAACTAA
- a CDS encoding peptidoglycan D,D-transpeptidase FtsI family protein gives MKIKRRITIVLICFICVMLILLCRLVQIQIIDTESFTKRKINLIEKSVTQRTQSITVDDGRGHFIDRNGKDIGEKKYPVLIVFPFLQIKNDMLEKIAHIIGVSRQEIESQMKDKKSAFIMQRGNGPFRLAREQMEKVNQLNVLGIVATEVRLRQTGAMNHLIGDVGENEREFQKRYGEVRKISRQTPIGISGLQQSFDEFLLTDGEAKVLYQVDRQGEPIFGKQAKYTAPGNPFYPVTIQTTLHNRLQQKAEEVVEASEIKKGGLVLLDVKKNEILAMVSKPSVQMKDERLYTTTLENQMLTPHFPGSVFKTIVAAAVIDQNENVLNRTFNCNQDLYGEDHPQVMMGTLSFKESFARSCNRTFSELGNELIQKDKMVLETYVAALGAAGKVGWKGSVFHTTHFEQMPEEKRVTIWGSEGNKNSKKAVAQTAIGQKDVRMSPLAIANMMATIARDGEKMEVKAVEKIMYKNGTDFYTFEDHTLGGKQLSYEAVKTLQELLRGVVTTEKGTGSAFRSLPLSVAGKSGTAQTGKGTKVNRWFAGYFPYEDPKYALVVVDIETNSSVNKVTPIFKAIVESIYRLENEK, from the coding sequence ATGAAGATAAAACGGAGAATCACAATTGTTCTAATTTGTTTTATATGTGTCATGCTTATTTTACTTTGTCGTTTAGTTCAAATACAAATTATAGATACAGAATCATTTACAAAACGTAAGATAAATTTAATTGAAAAAAGTGTTACACAACGGACGCAATCCATTACCGTAGATGATGGACGAGGCCATTTTATAGATCGGAACGGTAAGGACATAGGTGAGAAAAAGTATCCTGTTTTAATTGTTTTTCCATTTCTACAAATAAAAAATGACATGTTAGAGAAAATTGCGCATATCATTGGTGTGTCGAGACAAGAGATTGAAAGTCAAATGAAAGACAAGAAAAGTGCATTTATCATGCAAAGGGGAAATGGTCCATTTCGATTGGCACGAGAGCAGATGGAGAAGGTAAATCAATTAAATGTATTAGGTATTGTAGCAACTGAAGTTCGTTTACGGCAAACTGGCGCGATGAATCATTTAATTGGTGATGTGGGGGAGAATGAACGAGAATTTCAAAAACGATACGGAGAAGTAAGAAAAATTTCAAGGCAAACGCCAATTGGCATTTCAGGATTGCAGCAATCATTTGATGAATTTCTTTTGACCGATGGAGAGGCAAAAGTATTGTATCAAGTGGACCGACAAGGAGAACCGATTTTTGGAAAACAAGCAAAATATACTGCGCCTGGAAATCCGTTTTATCCAGTGACGATTCAAACGACTTTACATAACAGGTTACAGCAAAAAGCAGAAGAAGTGGTTGAAGCAAGCGAAATAAAGAAGGGGGGATTAGTATTACTTGATGTAAAGAAAAATGAAATTTTAGCGATGGTCAGTAAACCATCTGTGCAGATGAAGGATGAGCGTTTATATACAACTACACTTGAAAATCAAATGTTGACACCACATTTTCCTGGTTCTGTTTTTAAAACAATAGTTGCAGCGGCAGTGATTGATCAAAATGAAAATGTGTTGAATCGTACATTTAATTGTAATCAAGATTTATATGGTGAAGACCACCCACAAGTTATGATGGGTACACTTAGTTTTAAAGAGAGCTTTGCTAGAAGCTGTAACAGGACATTTTCAGAGTTAGGTAATGAGCTAATACAAAAGGATAAGATGGTATTAGAAACTTACGTAGCAGCTTTAGGAGCCGCTGGTAAGGTTGGATGGAAAGGTTCTGTATTTCATACAACTCATTTTGAACAAATGCCAGAGGAGAAGAGAGTTACGATTTGGGGTAGTGAAGGAAATAAGAATAGTAAAAAGGCGGTAGCGCAAACAGCAATTGGACAGAAAGATGTACGCATGTCACCTCTAGCGATTGCAAATATGATGGCGACGATTGCTAGGGATGGAGAAAAGATGGAAGTGAAAGCTGTGGAAAAAATAATGTATAAAAATGGAACGGACTTTTATACATTTGAAGACCATACATTAGGTGGAAAACAGCTTTCGTATGAAGCGGTGAAAACATTACAAGAGTTATTAAGGGGCGTTGTAACAACGGAGAAAGGAACAGGATCAGCATTCAGGTCGTTACCACTAAGTGTCGCTGGAAAATCTGGGACAGCGCAAACAGGAAAAGGGACGAAAGTGAATCGTTGGTTTGCAGGTTATTTTCCATATGAAGATCCAAAATATGCTTTAGTTGTCGTGGATATAGAAACGAATAGCAGTGTAAATAAAGTTACACCTATTTTCAAAGCTATCGTAGAATCAATCTATCGATTAGAGAATGAAAAGTAA
- the greA gene encoding transcription elongation factor GreA: MATEKTYPMTQEGKQKLENELEDLKTVKRKEVVERIKIARSFGDLSENSEYDAAKDEQAFVEGRITQLENMIRNAVIITDNGEESTVVTLGKTVTFKELPGGDEESYTIVGSAEADPFEGRISNDSPIAKSLLGKQIGEKVAIQTPGGEMQVEIISVK, from the coding sequence ATGGCAACAGAAAAAACATACCCTATGACGCAAGAGGGTAAGCAAAAGCTAGAGAACGAACTTGAAGATTTAAAAACGGTAAAACGTAAAGAGGTTGTAGAGCGAATTAAGATTGCACGCAGCTTCGGAGATCTTTCTGAGAACTCTGAGTACGATGCAGCGAAAGATGAGCAAGCATTCGTAGAAGGACGTATTACACAATTAGAAAACATGATTCGTAACGCAGTTATCATCACAGATAACGGTGAAGAATCTACAGTTGTTACATTAGGTAAAACAGTAACATTTAAAGAGTTACCAGGTGGAGATGAAGAATCTTACACAATCGTAGGTAGCGCAGAAGCAGATCCATTTGAAGGAAGAATTTCTAACGATTCTCCAATTGCAAAAAGCTTATTAGGTAAGCAAATTGGTGAGAAGGTAGCAATCCAAACTCCAGGTGGAGAAATGCAAGTAGAGATTATCTCTGTAAAATAA
- the udk gene encoding uridine kinase, with protein MGTNKPVVIGIAGGSGSGKTSVTKAIFDHFKGHSILILEQDYYYKDQSHLPMEERLKTNYDHPLAFDNDLLIEHLQQLLAYEQVDKPVYDYTLHTRSEEVIPVEPKDVIILEGILILEDPRLCELMDIKLFVDTDADLRILRRMQRDIKERGRTMDSVVDQYVSVVRPMHNQFIEPSKKFADIIIPEGGQNHVAIDIMVTKIATILEQKVNL; from the coding sequence ATGGGGACGAATAAGCCTGTTGTAATTGGAATTGCTGGTGGTTCGGGATCAGGTAAAACGAGTGTAACGAAAGCGATTTTTGACCATTTTAAAGGTCATTCTATTTTAATCTTAGAGCAAGATTATTATTACAAAGATCAAAGCCATTTACCAATGGAAGAGCGTTTAAAAACAAATTATGATCATCCGCTTGCGTTTGATAATGATCTGTTGATTGAACATTTGCAGCAGTTGCTTGCATATGAGCAAGTTGATAAGCCTGTATATGACTATACATTGCATACGCGTTCAGAAGAAGTTATTCCAGTTGAGCCGAAAGATGTAATTATTTTAGAAGGAATTCTTATTTTAGAAGACCCACGTCTTTGTGAGTTAATGGACATTAAGCTATTCGTTGATACAGATGCAGATCTTCGTATCCTGCGCCGCATGCAGCGTGATATTAAAGAGCGCGGTCGTACGATGGATTCAGTTGTTGATCAATACGTAAGTGTTGTACGTCCAATGCACAATCAATTTATTGAGCCTTCTAAGAAATTTGCGGATATTATTATCCCTGAAGGTGGACAAAACCATGTTGCAATTGATATTATGGTGACAAAAATTGCAACAATTCTTGAACAAAAAGTAAATTTGTAA
- a CDS encoding peptidase U32 family protein, translating to MTVQEISRVIDGKRVIVKKPELLIPAGNLEKLKVAIHYGADAVYLGGQEFGLRSNAGNFTLEDMAEGVEFAKKYGAKIYVTTNIFAHNENMDGLEEYLKGIEKAGVTGIIVADPLIIETCKRVAPSVEVHLSTQQSLSNWKAAQYWKEEGLHRLVLAREASYEEMKEIKEKVDIEIEAFVHGAMCIAYSGRCTLSNHMTARDSNRGGCCQSCRWDYDLVQTVSQHKDAKELPLFQEDDAHFAMSPKDLNLILSIPKMIEIGIDSLKVEGRMKSIHYVATVATVYRKVIDAYCADPDNFEFKQEWLDELDKCANRDTAPAFFEGVPGHQEQMFGNHSKKTTYDFAGLVLDYNEETGIVTIEQRNHFKPGHEVEFFGPEIENFTQTVEKIWDEDGNELDAARHPLQIVKFKVDQRVYVNNMMRKSILQ from the coding sequence ATGACTGTACAAGAAATTTCACGAGTGATCGATGGCAAGCGCGTTATTGTGAAGAAACCTGAACTGTTAATCCCTGCGGGTAACTTAGAAAAATTAAAAGTAGCTATCCATTACGGGGCAGATGCTGTATATTTAGGTGGACAAGAATTTGGTCTTCGTTCGAATGCAGGTAACTTTACGCTGGAAGATATGGCAGAAGGCGTTGAATTTGCAAAGAAATATGGAGCAAAAATATATGTAACAACAAATATCTTTGCACATAATGAAAATATGGACGGGCTAGAGGAATATTTAAAAGGGATTGAAAAAGCTGGCGTAACGGGAATTATCGTTGCTGATCCGCTTATTATTGAGACTTGTAAACGTGTAGCGCCTTCTGTTGAAGTGCATTTAAGTACACAACAATCACTATCCAACTGGAAAGCAGCACAGTATTGGAAAGAAGAAGGTTTACATCGTCTTGTATTAGCTCGTGAAGCAAGCTATGAAGAAATGAAAGAAATTAAAGAAAAAGTGGATATTGAAATTGAAGCATTTGTCCATGGTGCAATGTGTATCGCATATTCAGGGAGATGTACGTTAAGTAACCATATGACAGCGCGTGACTCTAACCGTGGTGGGTGTTGTCAATCTTGCCGCTGGGACTATGATTTAGTTCAAACAGTATCACAACATAAAGATGCAAAAGAGCTTCCTCTATTCCAAGAAGATGATGCTCACTTTGCAATGAGTCCAAAAGACTTAAATTTAATTTTATCAATTCCGAAAATGATTGAAATTGGAATTGATAGCTTAAAAGTTGAAGGACGTATGAAATCAATCCATTACGTAGCGACTGTAGCAACGGTATACCGTAAAGTAATTGATGCGTATTGTGCGGATCCTGATAACTTTGAGTTTAAACAAGAATGGTTAGATGAGCTGGATAAATGTGCAAATCGTGATACAGCTCCTGCATTCTTTGAAGGGGTTCCAGGACATCAAGAGCAAATGTTTGGAAATCATAGTAAGAAAACAACGTATGATTTCGCTGGTTTAGTGTTAGATTATAATGAAGAAACGGGCATCGTAACGATTGAGCAACGTAATCATTTCAAACCAGGACATGAAGTGGAGTTCTTTGGGCCAGAAATAGAAAACTTTACGCAAACGGTGGAGAAGATTTGGGATGAGGATGGAAACGAATTAGATGCAGCGAGACATCCGTTGCAAATCGTGAAATTCAAAGTGGATCAACGAGTGTATGTGAATAATATGATGCGCAAAAGCATACTTCAATAA
- a CDS encoding peptidase U32 family protein: MKKPELLVTPRAVADIEPLAKAGADAVMIGEQKFGLRLAGEFSREDVKQAVRIAHENGVKVYVAMNAMFHNDKVEELTDYVSFLNEVNVDAIVFGDPAVLMAVREVAPNMQLHWNTETTATNWFTCNYWGQRGAKRAILARELSLDEIVDLKENAEVELEVQIHGMTCMFQSKRSLVGNYFEYQGRNLDIEKKKYEENMFLYDPERNNKYPIYEDENGTHIMSPNDICFIDELEELIEAEVDSLKIDGVLKSSEYIIEVTKKYRQAIDLCVEDRDAYYDVKDALYKEIEEMQPVNRPLDTGFFFKETVY, from the coding sequence ATGAAGAAGCCTGAATTGTTAGTAACGCCAAGAGCGGTAGCGGATATCGAACCTCTTGCGAAAGCAGGAGCAGATGCGGTAATGATCGGTGAGCAAAAGTTTGGTTTACGTTTAGCGGGGGAGTTTTCACGTGAAGATGTGAAGCAAGCTGTGAGGATCGCACATGAAAATGGTGTGAAAGTATACGTAGCAATGAACGCTATGTTCCACAACGATAAAGTAGAAGAATTAACAGATTACGTTTCATTTTTAAACGAAGTGAATGTAGATGCAATTGTTTTTGGGGATCCAGCGGTATTAATGGCTGTTCGTGAAGTAGCGCCAAATATGCAGTTGCACTGGAATACAGAAACGACAGCAACGAACTGGTTTACTTGTAATTACTGGGGACAACGAGGAGCTAAGCGTGCTATATTAGCTCGTGAGCTTAGCTTAGATGAAATTGTTGATTTAAAAGAAAATGCTGAAGTGGAACTAGAAGTACAAATTCACGGTATGACTTGTATGTTCCAATCGAAGCGTTCATTAGTAGGAAACTACTTTGAGTATCAAGGACGTAATCTTGACATTGAAAAGAAAAAATATGAAGAGAATATGTTCTTATATGACCCAGAGCGTAACAATAAATATCCAATCTATGAAGATGAAAATGGTACTCATATTATGAGTCCGAACGATATTTGTTTCATCGATGAATTAGAGGAACTAATCGAAGCTGAAGTTGACAGCTTAAAAATCGATGGTGTACTAAAAAGCTCAGAATACATTATTGAAGTAACGAAGAAATATCGTCAAGCGATTGATTTATGTGTGGAAGATCGTGATGCGTATTATGACGTGAAAGATGCTCTATATAAAGAAATAGAAGAAATGCAACCAGTAAATCGTCCGTTAGACACAGGATTCTTCTTTAAAGAAACGGTTTACTAA
- a CDS encoding O-methyltransferase, which yields MEDAVNEYLLSFIDPKDKLILEMEDYAKENHVPIMDRLGMEFMLQFLRLIGPKSILELGTAIGYSSIRMMQAIPNSRIVTVERNHERYEKALEYIERSPVKERISVIYGDALETGEQVEEHGTFDVIFIDAAKGQYRRFFDLYEPLLNPGGVIISDNVMYHGLVTTKEKIENRRTRGLIRRIKTYNEWLMNHEGYDTTIFPIGDGVAVSKKRG from the coding sequence ATGGAGGATGCAGTTAACGAGTACCTATTATCATTTATTGATCCGAAAGATAAATTAATTCTTGAAATGGAAGACTATGCGAAAGAAAATCATGTGCCGATTATGGATCGACTTGGAATGGAATTTATGTTGCAATTTTTACGTTTAATTGGACCAAAAAGTATTTTAGAGCTTGGTACAGCAATTGGCTATTCTAGTATTCGTATGATGCAAGCTATTCCAAATTCTCGCATTGTGACAGTTGAACGCAATCACGAGCGATATGAAAAAGCACTTGAATATATAGAACGTTCACCAGTTAAAGAGCGTATTTCCGTTATTTACGGTGATGCGTTAGAAACAGGCGAGCAAGTAGAAGAACATGGAACATTTGATGTTATTTTTATTGATGCAGCAAAAGGACAATATCGTCGCTTTTTTGACTTATATGAACCGTTATTAAATCCTGGTGGCGTAATTATTTCAGATAATGTTATGTACCATGGTCTTGTAACGACAAAAGAGAAAATTGAAAACAGACGTACACGTGGTTTAATCCGTCGTATTAAGACGTACAATGAGTGGCTTATGAACCATGAAGGATATGATACAACGATTTTCCCAATTGGTGATGGAGTAGCTGTTAGTAAAAAGAGAGGGTGA
- the mltG gene encoding endolytic transglycosylase MltG yields MIENQVKKKRRRLFLFSIIALLLVCGSVYAYISSALGPVDSGNKKEIEVEIPKGSSTSKIGEILEEKGAVKNGTVFSFYTKAKSKNLQAGTYLLNPSMNASDVIEQMSSGNVHRPALYKVTIKEGAQVTEIADAIANELKWNKDDVVRQLNDKAFVQKMQQKYPKLLTDKIFDSNIKYPLEGYLYPATYSFYKKDTTLEEIVIPMLEKTNAIVVQNEAKMKAKNWDVHQLLTLSSLIEEEATGFTDRQKISSVFYNRLAKGMPLQTDPTVLYALGKHKQRVLYEDLKVNSPYNTYVVKGLPVGPIANSGKHSVEAALEPAQTDYYYFLAAPTGEVYYAKTLEEHNALKQKYITKKQ; encoded by the coding sequence TTGATAGAGAATCAAGTGAAAAAAAAGCGTAGACGTCTTTTTTTATTTTCGATTATTGCACTGCTTTTAGTTTGTGGTTCAGTCTATGCGTATATTTCATCCGCATTAGGACCAGTTGATAGCGGGAATAAAAAAGAGATTGAAGTAGAAATTCCCAAGGGATCATCTACTAGTAAAATTGGTGAGATTTTAGAAGAAAAAGGTGCTGTGAAAAACGGTACAGTTTTTAGTTTTTATACAAAGGCTAAATCAAAAAATTTACAAGCGGGTACATATTTATTAAATCCTTCAATGAATGCCTCAGATGTGATTGAACAAATGTCATCTGGTAATGTTCATCGTCCAGCTCTTTATAAAGTGACGATAAAAGAAGGGGCACAAGTAACTGAAATTGCAGATGCAATTGCAAACGAATTAAAGTGGAATAAAGATGATGTTGTACGTCAATTAAACGATAAAGCATTTGTTCAAAAAATGCAGCAAAAGTATCCAAAGTTATTAACGGATAAAATCTTTGATAGCAATATTAAATACCCATTAGAAGGTTATTTATATCCTGCAACGTACTCTTTCTATAAAAAAGATACGACGTTAGAAGAAATTGTAATTCCGATGCTTGAGAAAACGAATGCAATCGTAGTTCAAAACGAGGCAAAAATGAAAGCGAAAAACTGGGATGTTCATCAGCTTTTAACATTGTCTTCACTTATTGAAGAAGAGGCGACAGGTTTTACAGATCGTCAAAAGATATCTAGTGTCTTTTATAATCGTTTAGCAAAGGGTATGCCACTGCAAACCGATCCAACAGTATTATACGCACTTGGAAAGCATAAACAACGTGTATTATACGAAGATTTAAAGGTAAACTCACCGTACAATACGTATGTTGTGAAAGGATTGCCGGTTGGTCCGATTGCAAACTCTGGTAAACATTCAGTGGAGGCGGCTTTAGAACCTGCGCAAACAGATTATTATTATTTCTTAGCTGCACCAACTGGTGAAGTGTACTATGCGAAAACATTGGAAGAGCATAATGCATTAAAGCAAAAATATATTACGAAAAAACAGTGA
- a CDS encoding DUF1292 domain-containing protein, with protein sequence MEENQITIVDEKGNEHLCEIIFTFDAEKFGKKSYVVFSPIGEVDEDGDPIYDAMAYEQNEEEGGNLLPIESEEEWEMVQEMFNTLADEQEAE encoded by the coding sequence ATGGAAGAAAATCAAATTACAATTGTAGACGAAAAAGGTAACGAACATTTATGTGAAATTATTTTCACTTTTGATGCTGAAAAATTTGGCAAAAAATCATACGTAGTCTTCTCTCCAATCGGTGAAGTAGATGAAGATGGAGACCCAATTTATGATGCAATGGCTTATGAGCAAAATGAAGAAGAGGGCGGAAATTTACTTCCGATCGAATCTGAAGAAGAGTGGGAAATGGTACAAGAAATGTTCAACACTCTAGCTGATGAGCAAGAAGCTGAATAA